From a region of the Odocoileus virginianus isolate 20LAN1187 ecotype Illinois unplaced genomic scaffold, Ovbor_1.2 Unplaced_Contig_5, whole genome shotgun sequence genome:
- the MTERF4 gene encoding transcription termination factor 4, mitochondrial, producing the protein MSALGRQVFDWHRLSPLTWALLTRPTRQLGEQKRTTAFLLRKLMTVSSGGGLEESSFVDPPKCARKAEHRTGLTQCLLEKQRTPVSQENVVSSLLDMGFSDVHVNELLSIQPGTHPQQMLDIISELVLLGLNPEPVYVALKKSPQLLKLPVMQMKKRSSYLRKLGLGEGKLKRALYCCPDLFTMRQRDVDVIVRVLKEKCLFTVKQVTEILHRCPHVLREDPGELEYKFQYAYFRMGIKHVDIVKTDFLQYSMTKTKQRHVFLERLGRYQTPDKKGQTQVPNPLLKDILRVSEAEFLARTAVSSAEEFEVFKKLLAREEEESEGCMADEEEEEEEGREEEQEL; encoded by the exons ATGTCGGCGCTGGGTCGGCAG GTCTTTGATTGGCATCGCCTGAGCCCCCTTACCTGGGCCCTCCTCACTAGGCCGACTCGGCAGCTTGGAGAACAGAAAAGGACGACTGCTTTTTTGTTGCGTAAACTAATGACAGTCTCCAGTGGAGGGGGCCTTGAAGAGTCATCCTTTGTTGACCCCCCAAAATGTGCGCGGAAAGCGGAGCACAGAACAGGGCTGACTCAGTGCCTCCTTGAGAAGCAGAGAACTCCTGTGTCGCAAGAGAACGTTGTCAGTTCCCTCCTCGACATGGGTTTCAGTGATGTCCATGTTAATGAACTGCTCAGCATACAGCCAGGTACCCACCCTCAACAGATGCTGGACATCATTTCAGAATTAGTACTTTTGGGTCTGAATCCAGAGCCTGTGTATGTGGCCTTGAAGAAAAGTCCTCAGTTATTGAAACTGCCTGTGATGCAAATGAAGAAGCGCTCCAGTTACCTGCGAAAGCTGGGCCTTGGAGAAG GGAAGTTAAAGCGGGCACTTTACTGTTGCCCTGACCTTTTCACCATGCGTCAGCGGGACGTTGACGTCATCGTCAGGGTCCTGAAGGAGAAGTGCCTTTTCACTGTGAAGCAAGTCACCGAGATTTTGCACAGGTGCCCGCATGTTCTTCGGGAGGACCCTGGTGAGCTGGAATACAAATTTCAG TATGCCTATTTCAGGATGGGGATTAAACATGTGGACATTGTGAAGACGGATTTCTTGCAGTACTCCATGACCAAGACCAAGCAGAGGCACGTGTTCTTGGAGCGACTGGGCCGGTACCAGACCCCTGACAAGAAGGGGCAGACACAGGTCCCCAACCCTTTACTTAAGGACATCCTCCGAGTTTCGGAAGCTGAGTTTCTGGCCAGAACAGCGGTGTCTTCTGCTGAGGAGTTTGAGGTTTTTAAGAAGCTCTTGGCCCGGGAGGAAGAGGAGTCTGAGGGCTGCATGGctgacgaggaggaggaggaggaggagggcagggaggaggagcaggagctgTGA